The following coding sequences lie in one Apium graveolens cultivar Ventura chromosome 1, ASM990537v1, whole genome shotgun sequence genomic window:
- the LOC141724469 gene encoding uncharacterized protein LOC141724469 has protein sequence MTYAFHMVIKLEKKPQWRVKEMIDIIKHDLEVEVTRIKCIRVRKAGLEGVYESLKGHYARVYDFCYELLKNNSKNTIKIMNTRLNEEDDPEFQRIYICNEALKQGWKAGCRPILGLDGCFLKIICGGKLLSAVGRDGNNQMYHVAFVVVESENMKSWRWFLELLGEDLNIRDGYGFTIISYQQKGLEIAMKEYMPHVKHKFCARHIYSNFRKRRAFWAAACATHPVLQQKAMKEVLKQSKPAYEHLLNRDPKVWTKAHFGTSSKADNVENNMSESFNARILTERYIPLLSMLQDIHFKLMARITKKKEEILQNDFILCPRIKKKLDWIITESGKWDATWDGAKKLL, from the exons atgacatatgcctttcatatGGTGATAAAATTAGAAAAAAAGCCCCAATGGAGAGTAAAGGAGATGATTGATATAATTAAACATGACTTGGAGGTGGAGGTCACTAGAATCAAGTGTATTAGGGTTAGAAAGGCTGGCTTGGAGGGAGTTTATGAATCTTTAAAGGGCCACTATGCTAGGGTTTATGATTTTTGTTATGAATTAttgaaaaataattcaaaaaatacAATCAAGATTATGAACACAAGATTGAATGAGGAAGATGACCCTGAATTTCAAAGAATTTATATCTGTAATGAGGCTTTGAAGCAGGGATGGAAGGCTGGTTGTAGGCCAATATTAGGCTTAGATGGATGTTTTTTAAAGATTATTTGTGGGGGGAAACTACTTTCAGCAGTGGGAAGAGACGGCAATAACCAAATGTATCATGTAgcctttgttgttgttgaatCTGAAAACATGAAGTCCTGGAGGTGGTTTTTAGAGTTGCTTGGAGAGGATTTAAACATACGAGATGGCTATGGTTTTACCATTATCTCTTATCAACAAAAGGGGCTTGAAATTGCTATGAAAGAGTATATGCCTCATGTTAAGCATAAGTTTTGTGCTCGACATATATATTCAAACTTCAGAAAGAG GAGGGCTTTTTGGGCAGCAGCTTGTGCAACACATCCAGTACTTCAGCAAAAAGCAATGAAGGAAGTACTGAAACAATCAAAACCTGCATATGAACATCTTCTGAACCGGGACCCTAAAGTTTGGACAAAAGCACATTTTGGTACTTCTTCTAAGGCAGACAATGTTGAAAACAACATGTCTGAAAGTTTTAATGCAAGGATTCTCACTGAAAG GTACATTCCTTTACTAAGCATGCTACAAGACATACATTTTAAATTGATGGCCAGAATTACCAAGAAAAAAGAAGAGATCTTGCAGAATGATTTCATCCTCTGTCCAAGAATCAAGAAAAAACTTGATTGGATTATTACAGAGTCCGGAAAATGGGATGCCACATGGGATGGAGCTAAAAAATTGTTGTGA